The proteins below are encoded in one region of Colletotrichum lupini chromosome 5, complete sequence:
- a CDS encoding carboxymuconolactone decarboxylase, translating to MATMTAGLMPIATPALLTSLKNQPHVPKHAWYFIAATTLTILNRPDEIPQVYNHVMKHGLGPDDVKPGPEEHLTILRKLREALVKASAVGGLPKTINSLMELKKVTPEHLLDEPQGANDTLSSSPTARHVDIHHTPSSKILQRGQGFWDNIYGKISRRVMSQMDRSGTEDLGLTARLMYGYILSNTNVLSPVETSYVLIAGLIPQDVNPQLKGHLKGALNGGASAEEVRAVRGIVMDICKASGMNQLGDGVPGGWGWRSEVATKALTRLLSTEESLVVGRMICFLQYSTHHDTGDEARRAIKRFRRGHNSAIDEAGSDTLSDESTAKVDWPTNAGTQVSELSYDICVPVI from the exons ATGGCCACGATGACAGCTGGATTGATGCCCATTGCTACTCCAGCGCTCCTCACATCGCTAAAGAATCAACCACATGTTCCCAAGCATGCTTGGTATTTCATTGCTGCCACGACTTTGACCATACTGAATCGGCCAGATGAGATACCGCAAGTCTACAATCATGTCATGAAACACGGCCTCGGTCCTGATGATGTGAAGCCGGGCCCGGAGGAACACCTCACAATCTTGAGGAAGCTACGTGAAGCACTCGTCAAGGCTTCTGCAGTTGGAGGCCTGCCCAAG ACCATCAATTCTCTCATGGAGTTGAAGAAAGTGACACCGGAGCACCTACTAGATGAGCCGCAAGGTGCGAATGATACGCTTTCTTCATCGCCGACTGCACGGCATGTGGACATACACCACACTCCCTCTTCCAAGATCTTGCAGCGCGGCCAGGGCTTCTGGGATAACATCTACGGCAAAATATCGAGACGGGTAATGAGTCAGATGGACCGCTCGGGCACGGAAGACCTCGGTTTAACCGCTCGGCTGATGTATGGGTACATACTCAGCAATACCAACGTTCTGTCTCCAGTAGAGACATCCTACGTTCTCATTGCGGGGTTGATACCGCAGGATGTGAATCCTCAGCTGAAGGGTCATCTCAAAGGCGCTCTCAACGGTGGCGCATCTGCCGAGGAGGTGAGGGCTGTGAGAGGCATCGTCATGGACATATGCAAAGCTTCAGGCATGAACCAACTCGGTGACGGTGTACCTGGTGGATGGGGCTGGCGAAGCGAGGTTGCAACT AAAGCCCTCACGAGGCTTCTCAGCACCGAGGAAAGCCTCGTGGTAGGCAGAATGATATGCTTCCTGCAATACAGCACACATCACGATACTGGGGACGAGGCTCGGCGGGCAATCAAGAGGTTCCGCCGCGGTCACAATTCCGCAATAGACGAGGCCGGAAGCGATACACTTAGCGACGAGAGCACGGCGAAGGTTGACTGGCCCACAAACGCTGGCACCCAAGTGTCCGAGTTGAGTTATGATATTTGTGTTCCCGTGATATGA
- a CDS encoding glycosyl transferase family 8, which produces MAPLRGGEQVYATLLLNDTYLPGALVLAHSLRDAGTSKQLVVLVTLDTVSAEVITELKAVYDHVIPVPRIRNARPANLYLMNRPDLHSAFTKVNLWRQTQFSKIVYIDADVVAYRAPDELFDIAAPFSAAPDIGWPDLFNTGVMVLSPNMGDYYALMAMAERGISFDGADQGLLNMHFKNTYNRISFTYNVTPSAHYQYVPAYRHFQSSINMVHFIGPDKPWFPGRQASKGDSPFEDMIGRWWAVYDRHYRVAVCLPTSFPFGQNKSLRLHRKQHLLRHKSSSHRFRGSILLSSSSRHIRNSRFLRLYSILLKENSSRKLRKQHQRVSISTGRKRPVATVAHTTRRRPLPRVIRLMALPTMMLTMLALPSHVFITNSPIMVKGPSLRSRTRLAIRYPLRAIHLVLLLERKLRLDQSRFQHMRGGVNQYQWSNQESQLLRQHGTLRDSRPEALNFPSQTYEMSQDPAPFVPPQRYPSPPRNMWYEVPKDKPTQKPRHLFPWEINQPKPTRVFTADLAEPEAEESSSTPTGEHAASFTASSTSQAPAEPSLLGSSTTGQKSEPSTPATPTIKVSPSDPWTAFTRTNAWDEVPEIERYVEGLQKHRRGKSQGSVGTSDGKTAKEHGLKLTDFPSVVDRPSLPVTPAPIRRPKFWGGGPKPGDGEDDEELPVAQGVPPQTDWDPSAQLQELAKQQSEALLKKLGGGEGGPEGVSREIPKRSLPFGSERVFPPTYVAQSSKGVVLSPQPVKGSATTSVLRNLGGEQAQIQEPAYQGPGTAWERGEGAPLWETPALPMEEQRDVLDT; this is translated from the exons ATGGCGCCGCTTCGTGGAGGAGAACAGGTCTATGCGACG CTTCTGTTGAACGACACATACCTTCCAG GCGCATTGGTTCTTGCTCATTCTCTCCGCGATGCCGGCACTTCGAAACAGCTGGTCGTGCTCGTCACGCTCGATACCGTATCTGCCGAGGTTATCACAGAACTCAAG GCTGTCTACGATCATGTCATCCCCGTGCCGCGCATTCGGAATGCTCGACCAGCGAACTTGTACCTCATGAACCGGCCTGATCTCCACTCAGCCTTCACCAAAGTCAACCTTTGGCGCCAGACTCAATTTTCCAAAATTGTCTACATCGATGCCGATGTCGTCGCCTATCGAGCTCCTGACGAACTATTCGACATTGCCGCGCCCTTCTCTGCCGCACCCGATATCGGATGGCCGGATCTTTTCAATACTGGTGTAATGGTTCTGAGCCCCAACATGGGAGACTACTATGCTCTCATGGCGATGGCGGAGAGGGGCATTTCTTTCGATGGTGCCGACCAAGGTCTCCTCAACATGCACTTCAAGAATACGTACAATCGCATCAGCTTCACCTACAATGTCACACCCTCGGCACATTACCAGTACGTGCCTGCGTACCGACACTTCCAGTCCAGCATCAACATGGTGCATTTTATTGGCCCCGACAAGCCGTGGTTCCCAGGTCGACAAGCGAGCAAAGGAGATTCACCATTCGAAGACATGATTGGAAGATGGTGGGCCGTTTACGACCGGCATTACAGAGTTGCCGTGTGTCTCCCAACGTCGTTTCCTTTCGGGCAGAACAAGAGCTTACGTCTCCATAGGAAACAGCATCTGCTCCGCCACAAGAGCAGCAGCCACAGGTTCAGGGGGAGCATACTCCtgtccagcagcagcagacaCATCAGGAACAGCAGGTTCCTGAGATTGTACAGTATTTTACTAAAGGAGAATTCCAGCCGCAAGCTGCGCAAGCAGCATCAACGGGTGAGCATTTCCACGGGGCGGAAACGCCCCGTAGCCACGGTGGCACACACTACCAGACGGCGCCCTCTTCCTCGGGTCATCCGGCTCATGGCCCTTCCCACCATGATGCTCACGATGCTGGCTCTTCCCAGTCATGTGTTCATCACGAACAGCCCCATCATGGTCAAGGGTCCCAGCCTGAGATCGCGTACCAGGCTGGCCATTCGTTACCCCCTTCGAGCGATTCATTTGGTGCTTTTGCTGGAACGCAAGCTGAGGCTCGATCAGAGCAGATTTCAGCACATGAGGGGCGGGGTGAATCAGTACCAGTGGAGCAACCAAGAGAGCCAACTCCTCCGCCAGCATGGGACGCTCAGAG ATTCAAGACCAGAGGCACTCAACTTCCCTTCACAGACGTATGAGATGTCTCAGGACCCCGCTCCATTTGTGCCCCCCCAACGATACCCGAGTCCCCCAAGAAACATGTGGTATGAGGTTCCGAAGGACAAGCCAACGCAGAAGCCTCGTCACCTCTTCCCATGGGAGATCAACCAACCCAAGCCGACCAGAGTCTTCACTGCGGATTTGGCCGAGCCGGAAGCCGAAGAATCTTCGAGCACGCCGACTGGTGAGCACGCGGCGTCTTTCACGGCGTCTTCCACATCCCAGGCTCCCGCTGAGCCGTCTCTTTTAGGATCATCGACGACTGGTCAAAAGAGCGAGCCCAGCACCCCAGCCACTCCAACTATCAAAGTCAGCCCGTCGGACCCTTGGACCGCTTTTACACGTACGAATGCCTGGGACGAAGTACCCGAAATCGAACGTTACGTCGAGGGTCTCCAGAAGCATCGTCGTGGGAAGAGCCAGGGCTCGGTGGGAACCTCTGATGGAAAGACAGCAAAGGAGCATGGGCTCAAGCTCACAGACTTCCCTAGCGTAGTCGACAGACCTAGTCTTCCAGTCACTCCTGCACCTATCCGTCGGCCAAAGTTCTGGGGCGGTGGCCCCAAACCTGGCGACGGAGAGGATGATGAGGAACTGCCGGTCGCCCAGGGCGTGCCGCCGCAGACTGACTGG GACCCTTCTGCACAGCTTCAGGAATTGGCTAAGCAGCAGTCAGAGGCTTTGTTGAAGAAGCTCGGTGGTGGTGAAGGTGGACCTGAGGGTGTGAGTCGAGAGATCCCGAAACGTTCCTTGCCGTTCGGCTCGGAGAGAGTGTTTCCACCTACTTATGTTGCGCAGTCGTCTAAAGGAGTGGTACTCAGTCCGCAGCCGGTGAAAGGCAGCGCGACTACGAGTGTTTTGCGCAATCTGGGTGGTGAGCAGGCACAGATCCAAGAGCCGGCGTATCAAGGTCCGGGTACCGCCTGGGAGAGGGGGGAGGGTGCCCCGTTGTGGGAGACGCCTGCACTTCCTATGGAGGAGCAGCGCGATGTGCTCGACACATAA
- a CDS encoding cation efflux family protein: MEPDLSMSITMHPHPFRLHTPSHLANTSRRGSMQLSSEDAAANASSTAIEAATHHPASHGEKHEPIARHSSAATDVEGQPHLRSDSDPYGLSAAFKTPEDLAQIRANTSRKRDSQPATDKPSGRTSPNGSWRQGHRVQKFYETQNAAIERMLKSVDEHVAEARQEAGDDQLQFRIAVWGSFAANILLTALQLYAAISTGSLSLITTMADAIFDPMSNLTLILAGRAIKRVNPRRFPAGKARLETVGNIVFCFLMISVSLIIIAFAARELATERESANETKAFRIEPIVAVCCAFTTKFVLFLYCFSLRNRYSQVRILWSDHRNDLLVNGFGILTSVGGSKLKWYIDPTGAIILSLIVSGIWLRTAIAEFLLLVGVTASIETQQLITYVCLTHSPAIQGIDTVRVYHSGPRLIAEVDIVMDPANTLAQTHDVAEALQVKLESLPDVERAYVHIDYETTHKPEHAFKKDL; this comes from the coding sequence ATGGAGCCCGATCTCTCCATGAGCATCACCATGCATCCGCACCCCTTCCGGCTGCACACGCCATCCCATCTAGCAAACACCTCCCGCAGAGGCTCGATGCAACTCTCCAGCGAGGATGCCGCAGCCAACGCCTCTAGTACGGCCATAGAGGCCGCAACTCATCATCCCGCTTCGCACGGTGAGAAACACGAGCCCATCGCCCGACACTCTTCTGCCGCTACCGATGTCGAAGGTCAGCCCCATTTGCGATCCGATTCGGATCCTTACGGTCTCTCCGCGGCCTTCAAGACGCCGGAGGACCTCGCCCAGATCAGAGCCAACACCTCGCGCAAACGGGACAGTCAACCCGCCACCGACAAACCCAGTGGTAGAACTTCGCCAAACGGCTCCTGGCGTCAGGGCCACAGGGTCCAAAAGTTCTACGAAACGCAGAACGCTGCTATCGAGCGCATGCTGAAGTCCGTCGACGAGCATGTTGCTGAGGCTCGCCAGGAAGCCGGCGACGACCAGCTGCAGTTCCGGATCGCCGTCTGGGGCTCCTTCGCCGCAAACATCCTCCTCACAGCTCTACAGCTGTACGCGGCCATCAGCACTGGCTCCCTGTCGCTCATCACCACAATGGCCGACGCCATCTTTGACCCCATGAGCAATCTGACCCTTATCCTGGCCGGCCGCGCCATCAAAAGGGTGAACCCGCGCCGCTTCCCCGCTGGCAAGGCCCGCCTTGAGACTGTCGGAAACATCGTCTTCTGCTTCCTCATGATCTCAGTTTCGCTCATCATCATTGCCTTCGCTGCGCGCGAGCTAGCTACCGAGAGGGAGTCGGCCAACGAGACGAAGGCTTTCCGCATTGAGCCAATCGTTGCCGTCTGTTGCGCCTTTACAACCAAGTTTGTACTCTTCCTGTACTGCTTTTCCCTGCGAAACCGATATTCCCAGGTTCGCATCCTCTGGTCCGACCACCGCAACGACTTGCTGGTGAACGGCTTCGGTATCCTCACATCTGTTGGCGGTTCAAAACTTAAGTGGTATATCGACCCAACTGGCGCCATAATATTGTCACTGATCGTATCCGGCATCTGGTTGCGAACCGCCATCGCCGAGTTTTTGCTACTCGTTGGTGTAACCGCCTCGATCGAGACCCAGCAGCTCATCACCTACGTCTGCTTGACGCACTCCCCTGCCATTCAGGGCATCGACACGGTGCGTGTCTATCACTCGGGCCCACGGCTCATCGCCGAGGTGGACATCGTCATGGACCCCGCCAATACACTAGCCCAGACGCACGATGTGGCAGAGGCGCTGCAAGTCAAGTTGGAGAGTCTACCGGATGTGGAGCGGGCCTACGTACATATCGACTATGAGACTACACACAAGCCGGAGCATGCGTTCAAGAAGGACCTGTAA
- a CDS encoding hydrolase, whose amino-acid sequence MATQTEGTFEVDGHKLHSTTWTPEGPIKAKLVFVHGFSDHVGRYDELFPNLAGRGIQVFSWDQRGWGRSAATKSDRGLTGPTSRVLADVAAFIKSKIPSPPTDAPLFVMGHSMGGGQVLALASDPQYHDLVGQVRGWLLESPFIAFTPGEEPSFLKVFFGKLASKVLPKQQLVNEIPAEHLTRDKAAQQSIRDDDLMHNTGTLEGLAGMLERTDQLAQNKLTLSGNVKSLWLGHGTEDKTTCFNASKKWFGAQTTIEDGHHKPYEGAYHQLHADLCKDEFFKDVGDWILERAGEPAAAKPESKL is encoded by the exons ATGGCCACGCAGACCGAGGGCACCTTTGAGGTGGACGGCCACAAGCTTCACAGCACAACATGGACG CCCGAGGGCCCCATCAAGGCCAAGCTCGTCTTCGTACACGGCTTCAGCGACCACGTGGGACGGTACGATGAGCTCTTCCCCAACCTCGCCGGCCGCGGCATCCAGGTCTTTAGCTGGGACCAGCGCGGATGGGGCCGCAGCGCTGCGACCAAGTCCGATCGGGGCCTCACGGGCCCGACGTCGCGCGTTCTCGCCGACGTGGCCGCCTTTATCAAATCCAAGATCCCGTCGCCACCTACGGACGCGCCGCTCTTTGTCATGGGCCACTCCATGGGCGGCGGTCAGGTCCTCGCGCTGGCCAGCGACCCGCAGTATCACGACCTCGTCGGTCAGGTGCGCGGCTGGCTCCTCGAGAGCCCCTTTATCGCCTTCACGCCCGGCGAGGAGCCGAGCTTCCTCAAGGTCTTCTTCGGCAAGCTCGCGAGTAAGGTTCTACCTAAGCAGCAGCTCGTCAACGAGATCCCCGCCGAACACCTCACGCGCGATAAAGCGGCGCAGCAGAGCATCCGCGACGACGACCTCATGCACAACACGGGCACGCTCGAGGGGCTGGCGGGCATGCTGGAGCGGACGGACCAGCTGGCGCAGAACAAGCTGACGCTGAGCGGCAACGTCAAGAGTCTCTGGCTGGGCCACGGCACCGAGGACAAGACGACATGCTTCAACGCCAGCAAGAAGTGGTTCGGTGCGCAGACGACGATTGAGGACGGGCACCACAAGCCATACGAGGGGGCGTATCACCAGCTGCACGCGGACCTGTGCAAGGACGAGTTCTTCAAAGATGTTGGGGATTGGATCCTCGAGAGGGCTGGAGAGCCTGCGGCAGCGAAGCCTGAGTCGAAGTTGTAG